The following are from one region of the Nicotiana tabacum cultivar K326 chromosome 3, ASM71507v2, whole genome shotgun sequence genome:
- the LOC142178577 gene encoding secreted RxLR effector protein 161-like: MHDSKKGFLPFRHGISLSKDQPPKTDEEIEKMKAVPYASAVGSLMYAMLCTRPDICFAVGVVSRFQSNLGKEHWTAVKHIIKYLKRTRDYMLIYQSDDLVPIGYTDLDFQSDRDSRKSTSGNVFTLGGGAISWRSIKQTCVADSTMEAEYVAASEAAKEAVWLGNFLRELGVIPSIQAPITLYCDNSGAVANSKEPRSHKRAKHIERKYHLIRDIVQRGDVVVIKIASENNLADPFTESLPQKTFDKHVEGMSVKIVDAWLLV, from the coding sequence ATGCATGATTCCAAGAAAGGATTCCTTCCTTTCAGACATGGAATTTCTCTATCTAAAGATCAGCCTCCTAAGACTGATGAAGAGATAGAAAAGATGAAGGCGGTCCCTTATGCATCAGCTGTGGGGAGCCTCATGTATGCTATGTTATGCACTAGGCCTGATATATGCTTTGCCGTTGGCGTTGTTAGCAGATTTCAGTCTAATCTTGGGAAAGAGCATTGGACGGCGGTTAAACATATAATCAAGTACCTGAAAAGGACTAGGGATTACATGTTGATCTACCAATCGGATGACCTGGTACCTATTGGGTATACTGATTTGGATTTCCAGTCAGACAGAGATTCTAGAAAGTCTACCTCAGGTAATGTGTTTACTCTTGGAGGTGGAGCCATAAGTTGGAGGAGTATCAAGCAAACTTGTGTTGCTGATTCCACCATGGAAGCCGAATATGTGGCAGCCTCTGAGGCAGCCAAAGAGGCAGTTTGGCTCGGTAACTTCCTGAGAGAGTTGGGTGTGATTCCTTCGATTCAAGCGCCAATTACGCTTTACTGTGATAATAGTGGTGCGGTTGCAAATTCAAAGGAGCCACGAAGCCATAAGAGGGCAAAACACATTGAGCGTaaatatcatttaattcgtgatataGTGCAGAGAGGGGATGTAGTGGTCATCAAGATTGCGTCAGAGAACAACTTGGCAGATCCGTTTACTGAGAGCTTACCACAGAAGACTTTTGATAAGCATGTAGAAGGAATGAGTGTCAAAATTGTAGACGCATGGTTattagtctaa